In a single window of the Pirellulales bacterium genome:
- a CDS encoding GTPase domain-containing protein → MSHEMLTHLGLLAEVDSLAGELSTWAEHSPGWPQARHCQALVRRLLARVDTLRVRLDSPLVVATLGGTGTGKSTLVNALVGAEVTSAGRERPTTRQPTLVCRPGLRLAMLGIDPDSVTVIERDAPVLRDLVLLDCPDPDTTEDEALRGTNLARLRELLPHCDVLLVATTQQKYRSARVTEELAGAAAGARLVFVQTHADVDADVREDWQRALAGDYSTGEMFFVDSLTAIAETRQGVKPRGEFGRLVDLLTRELTVAATHRIRRANFLDLVGESLAACQERVASSMAQVEQLEAGIQEQRTRLAARLTERLREELLASRRSWESRLVGEVTSRWGFSPFSCLLRLYQGLGGLVAGAALVRVRSAAQLALWGALEGGRRWRARRNERRGQSATTRAAALGWEESDLRTGAIIIDGYAAEAGLDRRELEPAVLQREAAAVANSFIGDASAQLQAVINRQTGRHCGLFTRAIYEVLFSVMCVALLYRFAKNFFYDSWLAPEWGFATTAQPVLGTDFFLGAALVLGAWSALLLWSFTSRLRRGLSAEINEVAQAWASPKLTAGFFADLSRQCRDIHAWHDELRRLSSQVADLQARLAGPELLGHRVGARGHGRAE, encoded by the coding sequence ATGTCGCATGAAATGCTGACGCACCTGGGCTTGCTGGCCGAGGTCGACTCGCTGGCGGGTGAGCTCTCGACGTGGGCCGAGCACAGTCCTGGCTGGCCGCAAGCGCGTCATTGCCAGGCGTTGGTGCGGCGGTTGCTGGCGCGCGTTGACACGTTGCGCGTGCGGCTCGATTCGCCCTTGGTCGTGGCCACGCTCGGCGGCACCGGCACCGGAAAAAGCACGCTGGTGAATGCACTCGTCGGGGCTGAAGTCACTTCCGCCGGACGCGAACGTCCCACGACCCGGCAGCCGACGCTCGTTTGCCGTCCGGGACTCCGGCTGGCGATGCTGGGGATCGACCCCGATTCGGTGACCGTGATCGAGCGCGACGCGCCGGTGCTGCGCGATCTCGTGCTCTTGGATTGCCCTGATCCCGACACGACGGAAGACGAAGCACTGCGCGGCACGAACCTGGCCAGGCTGCGCGAGCTTTTGCCGCATTGTGACGTGCTGCTGGTGGCGACGACACAGCAGAAGTATCGCAGCGCGCGGGTGACGGAGGAGCTGGCGGGCGCCGCGGCCGGCGCGCGCCTGGTTTTCGTGCAAACACACGCCGACGTCGATGCCGACGTGCGCGAAGATTGGCAGCGCGCACTTGCCGGGGATTACTCGACCGGCGAGATGTTTTTCGTCGACTCGCTGACGGCCATCGCCGAGACGCGACAAGGCGTCAAGCCGCGCGGCGAATTCGGCCGGCTGGTGGACTTGCTCACGCGCGAACTCACGGTCGCCGCCACCCATCGCATTCGTCGCGCGAATTTCCTGGACCTGGTCGGTGAATCGCTCGCTGCCTGCCAGGAGCGAGTTGCCAGCAGCATGGCGCAGGTTGAACAACTCGAGGCCGGTATCCAGGAACAGCGCACACGGCTCGCCGCGCGCTTGACCGAACGCCTGCGTGAAGAGCTGCTGGCCAGCCGGCGCAGCTGGGAGAGCCGGCTGGTCGGGGAAGTCACGTCGCGGTGGGGATTCAGCCCGTTCTCCTGCCTGCTGCGCCTGTATCAGGGCTTGGGCGGCCTGGTGGCGGGCGCGGCGCTGGTGCGCGTGCGCAGCGCGGCACAATTGGCCTTGTGGGGCGCGCTGGAAGGTGGCCGCCGCTGGCGGGCACGCCGCAATGAGCGCCGCGGTCAGTCGGCCACCACGCGCGCCGCGGCGCTCGGTTGGGAGGAATCCGACTTGCGCACAGGCGCCATCATCATCGATGGCTACGCGGCCGAGGCCGGGCTCGATCGCCGCGAACTCGAACCAGCGGTCCTCCAACGCGAGGCCGCCGCGGTCGCCAACAGCTTCATTGGCGATGCCTCGGCTCAACTGCAAGCCGTCATTAACCGGCAAACTGGGCGGCACTGCGGGCTGTTCACCCGCGCCATCTATGAAGTTCTGTTTTCCGTGATGTGCGTGGCACTACTCTACCGCTTTGCCAAGAATTTTTTCTACGACTCGTGGCTCGCGCCGGAATGGGGATTCGCCACGACGGCCCAGCCGGTGCTGGGGACGGATTTCTTTCTCGGCGCGGCGCTGGTGCTGGGGGCGTGGAGTGCGCTTCTGCTGTGGTCGTTCACCTCGCGGCTGCGGCGCGGACTGAGCGCGGAAATCAACGAAGTGGCGCAGGCGTGGGCCAGCCCCAAGCTCACGGCCGGGTTTTTCGCTGATCTGTCCCGGCAATGCCGCGACATTCACGCCTGGCACGACGAGCTACGGCGCTTGAGCAGCCAGGTTGCCGATCTGCAGGCGCGCTTGGCCGGGCCGGAACTGCTGGGCCATCGCGTCGGCGCGCGCGGTCATGGGCGCGCGGAATAG